In the Hordeum vulgare subsp. vulgare chromosome 7H, MorexV3_pseudomolecules_assembly, whole genome shotgun sequence genome, one interval contains:
- the LOC123407897 gene encoding ABC transporter C family member 10-like, whose amino-acid sequence SLFSDEQVADSGSQVTPFAKAGFFSEISFWWLNPLIKMGYKKPLEDKDMPLLGATDRAHNQYLMFMEELNGKKQSPSHATPSFLWTIVSCHKRAILVSGFFALLKVLSVSAGPIILKAFINVSLGKGTFKYEGCVLAGLMFICKCCESLSQRQWYFRTRRLGLQVRSFLSAAIYKKQQKLSNAAKMKHSSGNIMNYVTVDAYQIGEFPYWFHQTWSTSVQLCIAMAILYSAVGAAMISSLVIIIMIILFNVPFARLQHKFKSKLMEAQDVRLKAMCESFVHMKVLKLYAWEAHFKKVIEGLREDEYKWLSAFQLRRAFNAFLFWSSPTWVSTATFLTCYLLKIPLDASNVFTFVATLSLVQEPVRLIPDVISVVIQAKVAFTRISNFLDAPELKGQVRKKSSVGLDYPVPIAMNSCSFSWDENTSNPTLKNINLVVNGGEKIAICGEVGSGKSTLLAAVLGEVPKTEGMIQVYGKIAYVSQNAWIQSGTVQDNILFGSSMDRERYHNTLVRCSLVKDLEMLPYGDCTQIGERGVHLSGGQKQRVQLARALYQNADIYLLDDPFSAVDAHTATSLFNEYVMSALSNKTVLLVTHQVDFLPVFDSILLMSDGEIIRSAPYQDLLTDCEKFIGLVNSHKDTISASDLNKNIPPQRYKEEEKVTDDIHGNTESVKPSQENQLIKKEERETGDAGVKPYMLYLRQHKGFLYFSLCMIFHVIYIAGQISQNSWMAANVQNPHVSTRKLVYVYIIIGVCTIFFLLSRFLLIVVLGIQSSRSLFSQLLNSLFRAPMSFFDSTPLGRVFSRVSSDLSLIDLDVPFAFVFSLGAIFNAYSNLGVLVVITWQVLFVSVPMIILAIWLQRYYLASAKELMRINGTTKSALANHLGESISGAITIRAFEEEDRFFAKNLDLVDQNASPYFYNFAATEWLILRLEIMSAAVLSFSAFVMALLPQGTFSPGFVGMALSYGLSLNISFVFSIQFQCNLANQIISVERVNQYMDIQSEAAEVIEENRPLPDWPQNGNVEIRDLKIRYRIDAPLVLHGITCTFEGGHKIGIVGRTGSGKTTLIGALFRLVEPAEGKIIIDSVDISMIGLHDLRSRLGIIPQDPTLFQGTVRYNLDPLGQFSDEQIWEVLDKCQLLEAVREKEHGLDSHVVEDGSNWSMGQRQLFCLGRALLRRCCILVLDEATASIDNTTDAVLQKTIRTEFKHCTVITVAHRIPTVMDCNMVLAMSDGKVVEFDKPTRLMETEGSLFRELVKEYWSYTSNTNI is encoded by the exons TCTCTTTTTTCAGACGAACAGGTAGCTGATTCTGGGAGTCAGGTGACTCCCTTCGCTAAAGCTGGGTTTTTCAGTGAGATTTCATTTTGGTGGTTGAATCCTCTAATAAAGATGGGCTACAAGAAACCCCTTGAAGACAAAGACATGCCACTTCTAGGCGCCACAGATCGAGCACACAACCAGTACTTGATGTTCATGGAGGAGCTGAATGGCAAGAAGCAGTCGCCGTCACATGCCACACCATCATTCTTATGGACTATTGTTTCTTGTCACAAGCGTGCTATCTTAGTCTCGGGTTTCTTTGCTTTGCTCAAGGTTCTTTCCGTATCAGCAGGACCAATAATTCTCAAGGCATTCATCAATGTATCACTTGGAAAAGGGACCTTTAAATATGAAGGCTGTGTACTTGCTGGGTTAATGTTCATCTGCAAATGTTGTGAATCATTGTCACAGAGACAGTGGTATTTCCGCACTCGGAGGTTAGGATTACAGGTGAGGTCATTCCTGTCAGCAGCTATTTATAAGAAACAACAGAAGCTATCAAATGCAGCAAAAATGAAGCACTCTTCTGGAAATATTATGAACTATGTGACTGTCGATGCGTATCAGATTGGGGAATTCCCATACTGGTTCCATCAAACATGGTCAACAAGTGTTCAACTTTGCATTGCTATGGCAATTCTATACAGTGCGGTTGGTGCTGCAATGATTTCATCTTTGGTTATCATCATTATGATCATACTGTTTAACGTTCCGTTCGCCAGACTGCAACACAAATTTAAGAGTAAACTTATGGAAGCACAAGATGTGAGATTGAAGGCCATGTGTGAGTCATTTGTTCATATGAAGGTCTTGAAGCTTTATGCATGGGAAGCTCACTTCAAGAAGGTCATTGAGGGGTTGAGAGAGGATGAATACAAGTGGTTGTCAGCATTCCAGCTTAGGAGGGCATTCAACGCTTTCCTGTTCTGGTCTTCACCAACTTGGGTTTCGACAGCGACCTTTCTGACATGCTATCTTTTAAAAATCCCTCTTGATGCTAGCAATGTCTTCACCTTTGTGGCAACTCTAAGTCTTGTGCAAGAGCCAGTAAGGTTAATACCGGATGTTATTTCAGTTGTGATACAAGCTAAGGTtgcgttcactcggatatcaaacTTCCTTGATGCACCTGAGCTAAAAGGGCAGGTTAGGAAAaaatcctccgttggccttgattACCCTGTACCCATAGCGATGAATTCATGTAGCTTCTCGTGGGATGAGAACACATCAAACCCAACTCTAAAGAATATAAATCTGGTAGTCAATGGTGGTGAAAAGATTGCGATTTGTGGAGAGGTAGGATCAGGAAAGTCAACGCTTTTGGCTGCTGTACTCGGAGAGGTCCCCAAAACTGAAGGCATG ATCCAAGTATACGGGAAAATAGCATATGTTTCTCAGAATGCATGGATCCAATCTGGGACTGTGCAGGACAATATTCTCTTTGGATCTTCGATGGACAGGGAAAGATACCACAACACACTCGTGAGGTGCTCGTTGGTCAAGGACCTTGAAATGCTACCATATGGAGATTGTACTCAAATTGGGGAGAGAGGAGTACATCTTAGTGGTGGTCAGAAGCAGCGCGTCCAGCTTGCTCGTGCACTATACCAAAATGCAGATATCTATCTTCTTGATGACCCTTTCAGTGCTGTTGATGCACATACAGCCACAAGTCTCTTCAAT GAATATGTCATGAGTGCTCTGTCAAACAAGACTGTTCTTTTGGTGacccaccaagtggattttctaccCGTATTTGACTCCATCTTG TTAATGTCAGATGGGGAGATTATTCGGTCTGCACCTTATCAAGATCTATTGACAGACTGTGAAAAATTTATCGGCCTTGTAAATTCCCATAAGGATACTATTAGTGCTTCGGATCTTAATAAAAACATACCCCCGCAAAGATATAAGGAAGAAGAAAAGGTGACAGATGATATTCATGGAAATACAGAGTCTGTGAAGCCATCACAGGAAAACCAACTGATCAAGAAAGAGGAAAGAGAAACAGGGGATGCAGGTGTTAAGCCTTATATGCTTTACCTGCGCCAGCACAAAGGCTTCCTGTATTTCTCTTTGTGTATGATTTTCCACGTAATTTACATAGCTGGGCAAATATCACAGAATTCATGGATGGCTGCTAATGTCCAAAATCCTCATGTTAGCACGCGGAAGTTAGTTTATGTGTACATTATTATCGGAGTTTGCACGATATTCTTCTTGCTATCAAGATTTTTATTAATCGTTGTTCTTGGGATACAGTCATCAAGATCCTTATTTTCCCAGCTACTCAATTCATTGTTCCGTGCACCAATGTCCTTTTTTGATTCTACACCTCTAGGAAGAGTTTTTAGCCGG GTCTCCTCAGATTTGAGCCTCATTGACCTTGATGTTCCATTTGCATTTGTGTTTAGCCTTGGTGCCATCTTTAATGCATATAGCAATCTAGGTGTATTGGTTGTTATTACATGGCAAGTTCTGTTTGTATCCGTGCCAATGATAATTTTGGCAATTTGGTTGCAG AGGTACTATCTAGCCTCGGCCAAGGAATTGATGCGGATCAATGGTACTACCAAATCTGCTCTGGCAAATCACTTAGGTGAATCGATTTCAGGGGCTATAACAATAAGGGCCTTTGAGGAAGAAGATCGTTTCTTTGCTAAAAATTTGGATCTTGTCGACCAGAATGCCAGTCCATATTTCTATAATTTTGCAGCAACTGAATGGTTGATTCTACGTCTGGAGATAATGAGTGCCgcagttctttctttttctgccTTTGTCATGGCCCTTCTTCCTCAAGGAACTTTTAGCCCTG GTTTTGTGGGAATGGCATTGTCCTATGGTCTTTCCCTAAATATTTCGTTTGTTTTCTCTATTCAATTCCAATGCAACCTTGCAAATCAAATAATCTCGGTCGAACGGGTGAACCAGTACATGGACATACAAAGTGAAGCAGCAGAAGTTATTGAAGAAAATCGACCGTTACCAGATTGGCCCCAAAATGGCAATGTGGAGATTAGGGATTTAAAG ATCAGGTATAGGATAGATGCTCCCCTTGTACTACATGGAATCACTTGCACATTTGAAGGTGGACATAAGATTGGTATAGTTGGTCGAACAGGAAGCGGCAAGACAACATTAATTGGTGCATTGTTTCGTCTTGTTGAACCTGCCGAAGGGAAAATAATTATAGACTCTGTGGACATCAGTATGATAGGCTTGCATGACCTGCGTTCGCGTTTGGGTATCATTCCCCAAGATCCAACACTTTTTCAGGGTACAGTAAGATACAATCTAGATCCTCTTGGGCAATTCTCAGATGAACAAATATGGGAG GTTCTTGACAAATGCCAACTTCTTGAAGCTGTCCGGGAGAAGGAACACGGATTGGATTCACATG TTGTGGAAGACGGGTCGAACTGGAGTATGGGTCAAAGGCAGCTCTTCTGTCTGGGACGCGCACTTTTGAGAAGGTGCTGCATCTTAGTTCTTGATGAAGCAACAGCCTCTATAGACAATACCACAGATGCTGTCCTTCAGAAAACGATCCGGACAGAATTCAAACATTGCACCGTTATTACAGTTGCACACCGTATACCAACAGTTATGGACTGCAATATGGTACTTGCAATGAGCGATG GGAAAGTAGTGGAGTTTGACAAACCTACAAGGCTCATGGAAACTGAAGGATCTCTCTTTCGGGAGCTGGTCAAGGAGTATTGGTCATACACATCGAACACAAATATTTAG